Part of the Tepiditoga spiralis genome, AACAAAGAAAAAGGAGTAACCGAACAAGGTGCACTTTGGTATGAAGAATACTTACCAAATGATACCGTTATGTACTTTATAGTAAAAGAAATATTAGAAAAAAACACTTTAGAAAAATTAGAAGAAAAATTAAATGATAATTTTATAAACGTTGGTGGTAAAGCAACTATAGGAAAAGGTTTTGCATATATAAAAGTAATTTAAGGGGGATATAAAATGATAAAAACAGATTTTTCTATACAAAAGTGTGCAAAAGAAAGAATAATAATGAGAAAAGATAAAAGTTATGCTTCAACATACAGATCTTTGATAAAAGGATTAGGTTCTCAAATAATACAAAATGGACTTTATGGAACATTGGTATTTTTAGATGCAAAAAATAAAGAACATCACAAAGCCGTATCTGAAGATATAATATACTTTTTAAAAGAATCAAATATTTACACAACAAATGATCATATTTATGATTTTTTAGAAAAAGAAAACAACTTAATGTTAGCACAAGATAAAGTTTTAGAATTTGTTGGATGGTATAGAAGATTTGCTGATATATTTATACGAAATGATAAAAATACAGGGAGTGATAACTCTTGAAATATTTTAATCAAGAAACAAAAATAATAAAAAATCCAAGTTTGTACTATGATAAAAAAGTGTACAACATGAAAAATTATATTGAAAAAGAATCAGAAGAATTAGAAAAAATAATTAGAGAAATTAACCCTGGTAGAGATGAATTTGATTTATACGAACACTCTTCAAGAATTAATAGAAGCAGAAAACATAAAACATTTCTAAAAATATCCTCATTTCCAAATATAAGAGATAGAAAAAATTTTAGAAGAGAAAAAAATAAATTTACTAAAGAACAAAAATTTACTTTAGAACTATTAAAAGATGCAGAAAAAGAAAGATTATCTAAAAAATCTTTAGAAATAACACGAAAAACATATAAAAAAGTATTAGAAGAATATAATTTAAATAAATTCGATTTATCAAAACCATTAAATTCATTAAATATAGTAAGAGAAAGATTTATATATTCATTAATAAAAAATGGAAAAGAAGTAGTATCAATAAAGAAAAAATTACAAACTCCAATGCTTATTGGAATAGGTATTCCATCAATAGATGAAATAGGATTTTACTGGAATAGAAATTATGGGATTCCAACCATACCCGGAAGTACATTTAAAGGTGCATTTAGTACTTATTTTAAAGATTTAGAAATGAATGAAATAAAAGATGAAATATTTGGAACACAAGAAAGTTCTGGAAAAGTAATATTTTTAGAATGTATACCAACAGATAAAATAGAATTAATAAAAGAAATACAAACACCACATTTTGGAAAGTATTATACAGAAAATAAAGCTCCAAATGATATCTATAATCCAATACCATTATCTTATATGAGTGTTAATTCAGGTACAGAATTTAGATTTGATATAATAATAGAAAGTTCAAACGAAAAATTAAAAGAAATCCTCAACGAACACTTGGAACTATTTTTAAAATACTATGGTATTGGTTCAAAAACAAGTATGGGTTATGGTAGATTCAAGTAAAATAAAATTTATAAAATATATTTTAAAGGTGCATTAATGCACCTTTTTTTATATAAACTCCTTTTTAATGTCGAATAATAATTTGAACAAATTAAAAAAAGGAGGGAAAAAAATGTCAAATTGGTATAATAATGAATATTATTATGTAAAAAAATTGTACAACATTATTATGAAAAAGAAAGGATATATTTTACATGTAACAGAATATGAAAATTTAAAATCAATAATAAAGGAAAAAGGTATTTATAGTGTAAATAATTTAAAATGGAAAAAAATATATCCAAAATATATAACAGA contains:
- the cmr6 gene encoding type III-B CRISPR module RAMP protein Cmr6, which produces MKYFNQETKIIKNPSLYYDKKVYNMKNYIEKESEELEKIIREINPGRDEFDLYEHSSRINRSRKHKTFLKISSFPNIRDRKNFRREKNKFTKEQKFTLELLKDAEKERLSKKSLEITRKTYKKVLEEYNLNKFDLSKPLNSLNIVRERFIYSLIKNGKEVVSIKKKLQTPMLIGIGIPSIDEIGFYWNRNYGIPTIPGSTFKGAFSTYFKDLEMNEIKDEIFGTQESSGKVIFLECIPTDKIELIKEIQTPHFGKYYTENKAPNDIYNPIPLSYMSVNSGTEFRFDIIIESSNEKLKEILNEHLELFLKYYGIGSKTSMGYGRFK
- the cmr5 gene encoding type III-B CRISPR module-associated protein Cmr5, translating into MIKTDFSIQKCAKERIIMRKDKSYASTYRSLIKGLGSQIIQNGLYGTLVFLDAKNKEHHKAVSEDIIYFLKESNIYTTNDHIYDFLEKENNLMLAQDKVLEFVGWYRRFADIFIRNDKNTGSDNS